The Gloeocapsa sp. PCC 73106 genome contains the following window.
GCATGACATCCTTTAAGAGCGGGAATATAGGCAACAAATGTTCCATTGTCGTCAGGACGTATGATAATCGTATAGTCAGTTAATGATTTCATTGATTTTTTGATTATGCTGCCGTAGAGCGTTATTTAAGGGAGGTAAAGCTGAAGCTACCCTAGGGGCGGATTAACTCTCGATCTCGAGTTCCTTCCTCGCGTACTCTTTTAAATTCAAAGGTAAATTTAACTCAGTGCGCTGTTTTAGGGCAACTTGGTATCTTCCCAAAGCAGTTAAGGGGAAATGCTGATAGTACAGATGATAGCGGATATAGAAGTGTCCGGGGAATCCCGTTCCTGTGAAGTAATCTTCTTTCCAACTACCGTCCGTTTTCTGAGTGTTTCTCAAAAATTCGATACCCTTATCTATACTCTCCCAGGCGTATTCTTCAGTAGCTTCTCCTACTGCCAATAATCCGATCAAAGCCCAAGCGGTTTGAGATGCGGTACTTTGTCCTTTGCCTTTGAGAGATTTATCCTTGTAACTCTCGCAGGTTTCACCCCAGCCACCGTCGGAATTTTGATGTTGAATTAGCCATTGGGCGCCTCTTTGTATGCTGCTTTTATAGTTTTTGCCAGCTACAAAAGCCAGAGCTGAGAGGACACCACTAGTACCATAGATATAGTTTACGCCCCAACGTCCAAACCAGGAACCATCTGCTTCTTGTTCGCGGATTAAATAGGCGATCGCCTTCTCAATACGTTCTGATGTCAACGAAGCCCATAAGTCTGGTTGTAAGTCAGTTTGTTCCAACTTACCCAACATTTCCAGCACTCGCGCAGTAACATCGGCGGTATTAGGATCAATCATCGCTTTAAGATCGCCATAGGGAATCATATTCAGCCAATCTTGGTCGTTATCTACATCAAAAGCTGCCCAACCACCGGGTTTACATTGCATCGTGCTAATCCAGTCTACTCCACGTTTAATCGCCTGTTGCTTGAGAGGTTCATTGTTTGTTTGTATAGCAGCTAAAGCCATAATTACGACTGCCGTATCGTCCACATCTGGATAAAAGCGATTCTCGAACTCAAAAGCCCAACCCCCTGGTTTACCTTCAGTGTTTTTAACCGCCCAATCCCCATAATCGAGAATTTGCTTACTCAGGAGCCATTCCCCCGCTTTAACCAGAGCAGGATGGTTGGGTGATATACCCGCATCGATTAGCGATCGCACTGCTAAAGCCGTATCCCACACAGGTGAGACGCAAGCTTGCATCCGATAGGTAGTTTCGGTTTCAATAGCAAAGCGATCCAAAGCCTGAAATCCTCTCTCAACCACGGGATCAGCTACATCGTAGTCTAGACATTTCAAAGCTAACATTGAGTTGAGCATAGCGGGAATAATACCCCCCCAATCTCCTGAGGCTTCTTGACGTTCTAAAATCCATTTTTCTGCCGCTTTTAAACCCTCTTCTCGCCATGGCATTAATTTCCAGTCTTGAGCTACTTTAAAGATACCGTCGAGGGTGACGAATATATCCGACCAATCTCCGTTTCTGGGTAACTCGTATTTGGCTTGATTGACTCCTTCTGAGTATAGTTCGTCTAAATTAATTTGGGGGTCAACTCTGAACACCGGTCGGCGATCGAATACAATTAGTAAGGGTACAGTACTACTACGCGCCCAGCTCGACATCTCATAAATACTCAGAGTGTACCCCGAAAACAATGGCTCTGAACCAAAAAGATTGGGCAATTCCAGCTTAACCGAAGGTAACAGCATAATTGCAGGTGGAATCGAAGGAATACCACGCCAGTCATAACAACCTATCAAAGCTAGATGCAGTTTGGTAAAGATTCGGGTTTTAGTAATACCCCCGCGAGATAGTATGAATTGTTTAGCTTGCAACAACGCCGGATCCTCGGGAGGTACGTTGAGCAATCTCAGGGCCATATAAGCTTCAACCGAGGTGCTTAAATCTCCTCCATCTCCAAAATATAGTTCCCAACCCCCGTGCTCTCTTTGTTGCGATCGCAGATATAATTCAGCTTTAGATAGCGATCGCGTTTTATCGTTTCCCCAAATCTTATGCAACAGAATCGCTTCTGCTGTCATCGTTACATTCGATTCTAATTCCGCCCACCAATACCCTTCTGGTTTCTGTAGGGATAATAAATATGCTTGGCTGGAGCTGAGGCAGTCCAAGAGTGTTTTTGTCGTCTTATCTTGCATAGTCACCGATTTTCTTCTACTTTACTTTAAGTTTGTCGTAGGTATAACGACTAAAACTACCTTCGTTGAGATTGTGCCAACTATAAATGCGCTCTTTAAACTGTCTCCACTGTTTATATACGGCTTGAAAATCGGTGTCTTGAGCCGCAAATTCATCATAGAGGGCTAAAGCTGCTTTTTCTGCCGCGGCTAAAATTTCCTGACTATAGGGACGAACCTGGGTACCACTTTGTAATAGTCTTTCTAACGCTTCGCTATTGCGAGTATCATAAATCGCTAACATCGTCATATTAGACTCAAAAGCGGCCGTTTCTATCGCAGCTTGGTATTGGGGTGGTAGTTTATTCCATTCGTTGAGGTTGATTTGTACCTCTAGAGTAGCGCCTGGTTCCCACCAACCGGGATAATAATAGAATTTAGCAACTTTATTTAATCCTAACTTTTCATCATCGTAGGGGCCAACCCATTCCGCTGCGTCTATGGCCCCTGTTTGTAAGGCTTGGAAAATTTCGCCACCTGGGAGGGTTTGCACTGTAACCCCTAGTTTAGCCATGACTTGACCTCCTAAACCAGGTATACGCATTTTTAAACCCTTAAGATCATCGATATTATTTACTTCTTGGCGAAACCATCCACCCATCTGAGTACCTGTATTCCCCGCAGGAAATTGAATAACATTGAATTTAGTGGCGTAAATTTCTTGAAGTTTAGCTAAACCCCCTCCTTGGTATAACCAAGCGTTTTGTTGTTGGGCGTTTAGTCCAAAAGGCACACTCGTGCCAAAAGCTAAGGCTGGACTTTTGCCAATATAATAGTAAGATGCGGTATGACCAGATTGTACAGCACCTTGGGATACTACATCGAGAACTTCTAACCCTGGAGCTATTTCTCCCGCAGCCCGTGGTTCAATGATAAATTTACCGTTGGTAAGGGCTTTAACCCTATCTGCCAAAACTTGGGCCCCACCGAAGATAGTTTCTAAAGATATGGGCCAACTAGTGGCCATTTGCCAGTTAATCGTGGGTAGGTCATCCGCTGCTGTAGAACTCTCAGAGGATTGGTTATTGGCGTTTTGACAACCTCCGACAATCCCTACTCCTGTGGCGGCGATCGCCCCTTCAGATAATCTTTTGATAATAACTCGACGTTTCATAAAAATATTACTAAAAATATTCTTTTCACAATAGCATAAAATAAAGTATTTTATTCCTGGTTTTTCTATGCGTAACTCTAAGTTCTTTCCCCTGATCACTATACTTTTACAGGTTTCGAGAGGGATTGATAATTTAACTAATAAATTGGGATCGCTCACCAATTGGCTAGTTGTATTAACTATTGGTGTGGGTTTCTTTAACGTAGTAGCGCGTTATTTTGGTCGTTTTATTGGCGTTCAATTGTCTTCTAATGCTTGGATTGAACTGCAATGGTATTTATTTTCTCTAACTTTTTTATTAGGCTTTGCTTACATACTTCTTCACGGGGCAAATGTCCGAGTAGATTTTTTATATACAAATATGAGCCAAAGAAAACGCGCCTTAATTGATTTGATTGGTACTATTTTATTTTTAATTCCTTTTTGTCTAATAGGAATTTGGGTCACATTTAATCCCGTCTTACAATCTTGGGGACGTTTAAGTGATGGAAGTTGGGGAAGTTGGGAAGTCTCCCCTGATGCTAATGGTTTACCCCGCGCTCCAATTAAAACGATGATTCCTATTAGTCTGTTGCTATTACTATTACAAGGCATTTCTCAAAGTATTAAATATTTAGCTGTATTACTTGGGTATGAACAAGTACAGGAGCAAATTCGTTTAGAAACATCAAAAGATATCAATTTAGAATAGAGCGCGATCGCACTTCTGGTAAAATACATCTGATAACTTAACAAGCAAAACTCAAATTGACCAGATTCATCTATGACCAATTTAGCAAAGACTATTTAGAAGCACTACTCAAACCCTACGGAGGAGTAGAAGTAGCCAAATCAGTAGCTGGAGAAATCAAAGAAGTAGACCTTTATTTTATTCCCAATACTCCTAGCTTACCCCCTGAATTAGGAATACTAGCCAGATTAGCCGCTACTCCCTCCCTATTTGAACCCTATCGTAACCCCGCCAGCGTTAAAGAAATTAGGGATTGCTTACTCAAACTACTAGAAATCATGGCACAGCTACAAAGAGAAGCCACCAGAAACAATCGGCGTTTATCAGAGGAAGAGCTACCTAACTTGTGGATTATTACCCCCACAGCTTCTCAACCAATTTTACAGGGTTTTAAAGCTGAAATCGCTTCAGATAGTGGAATTTATTTCCTACCCCAATTATTAAAAACAGCTATAGTAGTGATACATCAGTTATCAGTAACTCCAGAAACCCTGTGGTTGAGACTGCTGGGTAGAGGAAGAGTGCAACAACAAGCGATCGATGAACTAATCAA
Protein-coding sequences here:
- the shc gene encoding squalene--hopene cyclase, which gives rise to MQDKTTKTLLDCLSSSQAYLLSLQKPEGYWWAELESNVTMTAEAILLHKIWGNDKTRSLSKAELYLRSQQREHGGWELYFGDGGDLSTSVEAYMALRLLNVPPEDPALLQAKQFILSRGGITKTRIFTKLHLALIGCYDWRGIPSIPPAIMLLPSVKLELPNLFGSEPLFSGYTLSIYEMSSWARSSTVPLLIVFDRRPVFRVDPQINLDELYSEGVNQAKYELPRNGDWSDIFVTLDGIFKVAQDWKLMPWREEGLKAAEKWILERQEASGDWGGIIPAMLNSMLALKCLDYDVADPVVERGFQALDRFAIETETTYRMQACVSPVWDTALAVRSLIDAGISPNHPALVKAGEWLLSKQILDYGDWAVKNTEGKPGGWAFEFENRFYPDVDDTAVVIMALAAIQTNNEPLKQQAIKRGVDWISTMQCKPGGWAAFDVDNDQDWLNMIPYGDLKAMIDPNTADVTARVLEMLGKLEQTDLQPDLWASLTSERIEKAIAYLIREQEADGSWFGRWGVNYIYGTSGVLSALAFVAGKNYKSSIQRGAQWLIQHQNSDGGWGETCESYKDKSLKGKGQSTASQTAWALIGLLAVGEATEEYAWESIDKGIEFLRNTQKTDGSWKEDYFTGTGFPGHFYIRYHLYYQHFPLTALGRYQVALKQRTELNLPLNLKEYARKELEIES
- a CDS encoding TRAP transporter small permease subunit, which translates into the protein MRNSKFFPLITILLQVSRGIDNLTNKLGSLTNWLVVLTIGVGFFNVVARYFGRFIGVQLSSNAWIELQWYLFSLTFLLGFAYILLHGANVRVDFLYTNMSQRKRALIDLIGTILFLIPFCLIGIWVTFNPVLQSWGRLSDGSWGSWEVSPDANGLPRAPIKTMIPISLLLLLLQGISQSIKYLAVLLGYEQVQEQIRLETSKDINLE
- the dctP gene encoding TRAP transporter substrate-binding protein DctP, with protein sequence MKRRVIIKRLSEGAIAATGVGIVGGCQNANNQSSESSTAADDLPTINWQMATSWPISLETIFGGAQVLADRVKALTNGKFIIEPRAAGEIAPGLEVLDVVSQGAVQSGHTASYYYIGKSPALAFGTSVPFGLNAQQQNAWLYQGGGLAKLQEIYATKFNVIQFPAGNTGTQMGGWFRQEVNNIDDLKGLKMRIPGLGGQVMAKLGVTVQTLPGGEIFQALQTGAIDAAEWVGPYDDEKLGLNKVAKFYYYPGWWEPGATLEVQINLNEWNKLPPQYQAAIETAAFESNMTMLAIYDTRNSEALERLLQSGTQVRPYSQEILAAAEKAALALYDEFAAQDTDFQAVYKQWRQFKERIYSWHNLNEGSFSRYTYDKLKVK